The Anopheles moucheti chromosome 3, idAnoMoucSN_F20_07, whole genome shotgun sequence genome contains the following window.
TTTGCCGTTCTTTCCCAGCTCCGAGTACCAcgattatcatcacgcgaagtaTGAATCATCAAGCCAAACTGCTGTATGAGGGATATTCTTGCACAGCTttatatgaatgtttgttgtatgtttacagATTTACTGAGTGCTTCGGAACGTTCGGGTATCTCGATTGGTTGCACGGGACGGACACAACGTTCCGGAAGTCAAAGCAGCACCAGCGTCATCGTACACTTTGGGGCATTAAATCGGCCCGAGAGTTGTAGCCGGATAGTTAATCCGAAGCCACCTGTTTGCCATCCAAAGCTTACGAGTGAGGGTGGTAAGGAATACCTCGTACTAAAACATCCATCGTTCTTTCGTCTTTCTAGCTGT
Protein-coding sequences here:
- the LOC128304097 gene encoding fatty acid hydroxylase domain-containing protein 2-like is translated as MIPPKIGIQLMKAHIFTTAIWFPLVILNTIRDHCGYHLPFFPSSEYHDYHHAKFTECFGTFGYLDWLHGTDTTFRKSKQHQRHRTLWGIKSAREL